In Schistocerca serialis cubense isolate TAMUIC-IGC-003099 chromosome 8, iqSchSeri2.2, whole genome shotgun sequence, one genomic interval encodes:
- the LOC126416972 gene encoding uncharacterized protein LOC126416972 yields MKIAEDIAAGIPFPTVLQKIQETVQSSNLERVHLTMMQDLHNIAAAYNLSSKSVRHSNDAISVEAWVQEVQQSDNPCVLFYKPQETINDLYPELKSEDFALIIMNNAQGEILTKYGGDCICVDGTHGLNGYDFEVTTLLVLDDMRQGFPCAFLISNRNDSDVLSIFFNCVKSQVGQISPKVFMTDLAESYSIAWNKTMGHPEMRLFCTWHVDRAWRANIKSKIRSLDKRNEVYKLVKSLMQVRDVAVFQESLVKALQKLNSDPETSEFGHYFKTYYEKNVKCWAYCHRMRSGLNTNMHLESMHKTLKYIHANAKQVKRLDKGISALMSLVTAKLFDRLIVNVKGKLTSKMKNIRRKHKCSILMNKDSIRKVGRGWEVPATKSHEVYLVQENNIFCNCKLVCTDCKVCIHRYSCTCIDYSIKLNMCKHIHNVCQLDSTEQNPFEISELQDAVATDVGDMSCINEKEVILKQVSGNANSCTPEALAEEKRKIISRFSEIVSGMSATEVQLANKMVTSLKVNVGAVCTSSGISFISPQRSLKRNLLPQRRLFSTKKTSSSKRISMAVPNAEETNNILRTLLDEDL; encoded by the coding sequence ATGAAGATAGCTGAAGACATTGCTGCAGGAATCCCATTTCCTACTGTCCTCCAAAAAATTCAAGAAACAGTGCAGAGTTCGAATTTGGAGAGAGTGCATCTTACAATGATGCAGGATTTGCATAATATTGCAGCTGCGTATAACCTGtcttcaaagtcagtcagacatTCAAATGATGCGATCAGCGTTGAAGCTtgggtgcaagaagtgcagcaaagtgacaatccatgtgtattgttctataagcctcaagaaacaattaatgatctGTACCCTGAACTGAAAAGTGAAGACTTTGCATTAATTATAATGAACAACGCACAAGGcgaaatattaacaaaatatggaGGTGACTGTATTTGTGTCGATGGAACTCATGGCCTAAATGGCTATGATTTTGAAGTTACAACATTACTTGTACTGGATGATATGAGGCAAGGATTTCCATGTGCTTTCCTCATATCTAACAGGAATGACTCAgatgttttgagtatatttttcaaTTGTGTTAAGTCTCAGGTTGGACAGATTTCCCCAAAAGTATTCATGACGGACCTGGCAGAATCGTATAGTATCGCTTGGAACAAAACAATGGGACATCCTGAAATGAGACTTTTCTGTACCTGGCACGTCGATAGAGCCTGGAGGGCCAATATTAAGAGCAAAATTAGAAGTTTGGACAAGAGAAACGAGGTGTACAaacttgttaaatcgttaatgcagGTAAGAGATGTTGCTGTGTTTCAAGAATCGTTGGTAAAAGCATTGCAGAAACTCAACAGCGATCCAGAGACTTCAGAATTTGGTCACTATTTCAAGACGtattatgaaaaaaatgtgaagtgttGGGCATATTGTCATAGGATGCGATCCGGACTCAACACAAACATGCACCTGGAGAGCATGCATAAGACATTGAAATATATACATGCTAATGCAAAGCAGGTAAAACGTTTGGACAAAGGTATATCCGCTTTGATGTCGCTTGTAACAGCAAAGCTGTTTGACAGGCTCATTGTCAACGTGAAAGGGAAGctaacaagtaaaatgaaaaacattcgCCGTAAACACAAATGCAGCATTCTGATGAATAAGGACTCAATTAGGAAGGTAGGCAGAGGTTGGGAAGTACCAGCCACAAAATCACATGAAGTTTACCTTGTACAAGAAAATAATATCTTCTGTAACTGTAAATTAGTGTGCACTGACTGTAAAGTGTGCATTCATAGGTATTCCTGCACGTGTATTGATTATAGCATTAAGTTAAATATGTGCAAGCATATACATAATGTTTGCCAACTAGACAGTACAGAACAAAATCCTTTTGAAATTTCTGAATTACAAGATGCAGTAGCTACAGATGTTGGAGATATGTCTTGCATTAATGAGAAAGAAGTGATTTTGAAGCAAGTAAGTGGAAATGCTAATTCCTGCACCCCAGAAGCATTggcagaagagaagagaaaaattatttctaggttttcagaaatTGTTTCTGGTATGTCAGCTACTGAAGTTCAGCTGGCTAACAAAATGGTGACTTCGTTGAAGGTTAATGTAGGTGCTGTTTGCACCAGTAGTGGTATCTCTTTCATTAGCCCACAAAGAAGTCTCAAGAGGAATCTTTTGCCCCAGAGGAGGCTGTTTTCAACAAAGAAGACAAGTTCCTCAAAACGCATATCCATGGCAGTTCCTAATGCAGAAGAAACCAACAACATCCTGAGAACACTTCTGGATGAAGATTTATAG